The genomic interval ATGACTCCATCGTAGCTGTAACTGTGACGTTTGTGGCATCGCAGGTAGGAAATGCCGTTTCCTGGATGAGCCCCTTCAGCGTGGCGATCGCGCAGGGTATCGCTGACATACCTGTACTATCCGGAGCAAAGTTCAGGCTCATACTCTGGTGCATAGTGACGGCGCTTTCCGCAGGCTACATGATGCTATATGCGGAGAAAATAAGGAAGGACCCAAAACTCTCCGTCGTTTACAATTCTGACAGTTATTTCAGAGACAAGATAGAAAAGACGACGGAAGAGGAGATGCGCTTCACTCTGGGGCACAAGCTCATTCTCCTTGAAATGCTTGCAGTGCTGATTTGGATAATCTGGGGGGTCACTCAAAAGGAATACTACATCCCCGAGATAGCTTCTCAGTTCTTCGTGATGGGACTTGCAGCAGGCGTAACCGCAGTAATCTTCAAACTTAACAACATGGGAATAAATGAAATGGCATCAGCCTTCCAGGGCGGGGTGGCCGACCTTGCGGGAACCGCGGTGGTCGTAGGAATGGCAAAAGGCATACTCCTCGTCCTCGGTGGTGCAGATGCGACTGTGGCCTCAGCTCTGAACACCATACTCTACAGCATAGGAAATCTCCTAAAAGGAGTCCCTGCTTTCGTTACAGCCTGGTGCATGTACATCTTCCAGAGCCTTTTCAACCTCGTGGTCACATCAAACTCGGGACAGGCAGCGCTTACAATGCCGATCATGGCGCCGCTTTCGGATGTCGTGGGTGTCTCAAGACAGATAGCGGTACTTGCCTATCAGATGGGAGCAGGATTTGTCGACGCTTTTACTCCTGTATCCGCAAGCCTTATCGGTGTTCTCGGAGTCGCGCGCATAGACTGGTCGACCTGGGCAAAATTCCAGATCAAGATGCAGGGATTCTTCTTCCTTATGGGTACAGTGGCGATAATCATCGCAATTGCCATCAATTTCCAATGATCGGAATATGTAAAGGATCTCGGGGGTGAGTGTCGAAATGATCACGATAATCAGAAACGCAGAAGTTTACGCCCCGGAGTATCTGGGCAAAAAGGACGTTCTGCTGCTCGGAAGCAAGATAGCGGCAGTCGATGAACACGTCTCATTCAACATCAATGGCCCGGTGGAAGTTTCAGAGATAGATGCCGGAGGGAAAGCGCTTATCCCGGGATTCATAGATTCGCACTCCCATATTCAGGGAGGCGGCGGAGAGGGCGGTTTTTCTACCAGGACACCTGAAGCAGTCCTCACCGATTTCACAACAGCGGGCGTAACGACCGTAGTCGGCTGCCTCGGAACTGACGGAACAGCAAGGGACATGGTCTCCCTGCTTGCAAAGGCAAGAGGGCTGGAAGAGGAAGGCATCACAACATACATATACACCGGCTCATACAGGATCCCTGTAAAAACCATAACCGGAGAGATCATGAAGGACATAATGGTCATCGACAAGGTCATCGGCATCGGAGAGATAGCGATATCGGACCATCGCTCTTCT from Synergistaceae bacterium DZ-S4 carries:
- the yfcC gene encoding putative basic amino acid antiporter YfcC yields the protein MFFKKDSGLKSGNELTKMRTPHTYAIIFFVVLFCWMLTFIVPAGRFTVHDIQYKGAAGETKTRTVLMPETFRYSYNLNTENLSAELKKLADNADAAKEAGIDQAALQEFVTTDPAKWSQSDLSDLGLNDDALYKLYGTSIYDTSKKLHKTAKIWGTDDFYGFGFLNYIFEGLVTGSKYGSAVGIVALILVVGGAFGIIMKTGAVESGIYAFIRKTKGLERLALPLLFFLFSLGGATFGMSEEVIPFAMIMVPFVIALGYDSIVAVTVTFVASQVGNAVSWMSPFSVAIAQGIADIPVLSGAKFRLILWCIVTALSAGYMMLYAEKIRKDPKLSVVYNSDSYFRDKIEKTTEEEMRFTLGHKLILLEMLAVLIWIIWGVTQKEYYIPEIASQFFVMGLAAGVTAVIFKLNNMGINEMASAFQGGVADLAGTAVVVGMAKGILLVLGGADATVASALNTILYSIGNLLKGVPAFVTAWCMYIFQSLFNLVVTSNSGQAALTMPIMAPLSDVVGVSRQIAVLAYQMGAGFVDAFTPVSASLIGVLGVARIDWSTWAKFQIKMQGFFFLMGTVAIIIAIAINFQ